The genomic window gttccagggtcgtctctagctcatgtagcgcccgggtgcaatcatAACCCAAgcgcccctatgtattgaaagatatAGGAGACAATACCATTTACATATCGACACCTCCtacgtatatttatttttatttatatttaatatttaaaaatgtaaaatatatgtttaaaaataaataaatggaaataaaaataagtcgttttatgtaaaaaaggcAAAATCGTCATTTTGTTGGTTACGATAATATACGTAGGAGGTgtcgatatcaataacttaCTTAGCTAAATCCCGTGCATTATCCGCGCAAGCTCGCTCCGCATGCCTGCGGTTACAGGGGCAGGTAGCCCGCACGGGACGGCGGCACGGAGCCGTGCTGGCCGAATATGAGCTTACCAATGAGCtatattaataacttacttAGCTAAATCCCGAGCATTATCCGCGCAAGCTCGCTCGGCGTGCCTGCGGTTACAGGGGCAGGTAGCCCTGACTGGACGGCGACACGGCGCCGTGCTGGCCGAATATGAGCTTACCAATGAGCTATATTTGATCTACATCAATAACTTACTTAGCTAAATCCCGTGCATTATCCGCGCAAGCTCGCTCCGCATGCCTGCGGTTACAGGGGCAGGTAGCCCGCACGGGACGGCGGCACGGAGCCGTGCTGGCCGAATATGAGCTTACCAATGAGCtatattaataacttacttAGCTAAATCCCGAGCATTATCCGCGCAAGCTCGCTCGGCGTGCCTGCGGTTACAGGGGCAGGTAGCCCTGACAGGACGGCGGCACGGCGCTGTGCTGGCCGAATATGAGCTTACCAATGAGCTATATTTGATCTACATCAACAACATACTTAGCTAAGTCCCGTGCATTATCCGCGCAAGCTCGCTCCGCATGCCTGTGGTTACAGGGGCAGGTAGCCCTGACTGGACGGCGGTACGGAGCCGTGCTAGCCGAATATAAGCTTACCAATGAGCTATATTTGATCTTCATCAGTGACTTACTTAGCTAAATCCCGTGCATTATCCGCGCAAGCTCGCTCCGCGTGCCTGCGGTTACAGGGGCAGGTAGCCCTGACAGGACGGCGGCACGGCGCCGTGCTGGGGCAGGATGTGCCGGCCGCCACGTGGCACGGTGCTGCGCAAGGATGACCGCAGCTCGGACGCTTCTCCATGCAAGGTTGAGTGCACCTGGTGAATTGTAGGAGGTTATGAGAGGAGTGGCAACGTCGCGAGCAGTGGAGGTCATGATAGAGCCTTAAGAAGAGTGGCAACGTCGCGCGTCGAGGCTCAGTGTGCGGGGAATATAGCGGCAACGTCGCTTGAGAAACATGCGTATATTCGCTGTTCAGTTTTTTTGAAAGAAGTGTTCGTGATAGGTTCTGAATTAGGTAATGTTTTGGTCATTTGCATTATATCATCAAATCCACAATTATATTCCAAACtagactttgtttttttttttttataatttaaatatgaatatgtagAGACACAATTAAATTTATAGATGTGATTGATACTTACTTGCCAGTATCACAAGGTCCTTTATGACAGGTCTTGATGCAGGTGTGTTTGCCGCACGGTAGCGGTTTACCGCATGGCAACCCGCACGAGAACTCTTCTTGCGAACACGGTATTGTTTTGCGTTCCTGTAGAAGAAAAAattagttgatttttttttttatgttaactaAGTATTTTAGGGAAATGGAGATAGAAACTTTCTGGAAGTTAAAAATAGTTCTGGGATGGCGGACAGTCGCCGGAGTGGCACGAGTGGTGCGGCGGGTGCTACATAAGCCGTACCTCATGGTCACCGTGGCAGCGCTTGGTAGTGAGCACGACACAGGGCGGACAGTCGCCGGAGTGGCACGAGTGGTGCGGCGGGTGCTACATAAGCCGTACCTCATGGTCACCGTGGCAGCGCTTGGTAGTGAGCACGACACAGGGCGGACAGTCGCCGGAGTGGCACGAGTGGTGCGGCGGGTGCTACATAAGCCGTACCTCATGGTCACCGTGGCAGCGCTTGGTAGTGAGCACGACACAGGGCGGACAGTCGCCGGAGTGGCACGAGTGGTGCGGCGGGTGCTACATAAGCCGTACCTCATGGTCACCGTGGCAGCGCTTGGTCGTGAGCACGACACAGGGCGGACAGTCGCCGGAGTGGCACGAGTGGTGCGGCGGGTGCTACATAAGCCGTACCTCATGGTCACCGTGGCAGCGCTTGGTAGTGAGCACGACACAGGGCGGACAGTCGCCGGAGTGGCACGAGTGGTGCGGCGGGTGCTACATAAGCCGTACCTCATGGTCACCGTGGCAGCGCTTGGTCGTGAGCACGACACAGGGCGGACAGTCGCCGGAGTGGCACGAGTGGTGGGGTGGATGCTTGCAGGGACGCTCGCGAATGCAGGGGGCGCTGCAGGCGGGAGGTCTTGTCCCACAGCGGACTGGTGGTAGGATTACTTCGGCACCACATTCGCATGTAAGTTCTTCGAAACCTGGGGAGTAATTTTTATGTGTCATGACTGGAATtgtctttatttcaaaatgttccAGACTAGTATGTGTGATACTGACTGACGCGCGGACATGGGGCACAGTGTCCGGTGTGGCAGAACTCCTCGCAGCGGTGCGTCTGGCAGGACAGCGTGCGGCCGCACACCACGCCGCAGCGGTGCGACGTCGCCGCGCAGCATAAAGTGCGGCAGCGGTGACGACCGCAGGATAACTTCTGTGTATAAACAAGAATATATGAATTCGAAAATAGAggcaatattttacaaatatattctgatttgataaaaattacaaaatcttaatattttgttgtagaAGAATTAATTTGTCAGCAATAATACagttattgtgatttttttcttgCTATGTAAAAGCTGTGTAATCCTAAACAATAAACTCTGGTTGATTGTTCAGTCTGTTGTGTGCCATTGTAATGCTATGAGTATTATCAGCTGGTTTTTACAATCCTTTATTAAATCTGCAATGTATGTAAGTCTGTTCGGCTGAAATTTGGCCCCTCAATTGTGAAGCAGATATCCTCTTATATCCTTTCCTTTCCAACTCGGATATAATTATGCTGCGCAGCAATAGTCGCGTAGATAAATAAGACACTTATAGTAGTGAAAAACAAACCTTGTTACACTTCTTTTGGCACATAACATTGTTGTACATAGCGGGCAGGTCGGCGCACGGCACCTCGCGGCTGGAGTGTCCGCACAGGCATTGTAGCACCGTCTTGTCGGGGCATTCGGGGCACGGACCTGATGGCAAACCATATACAtaagaattttttttaaagagatgCGTTGTTAGGAGTACTTACTGTCTTTTTGTGGTTTGACTTGAAAAAGCGCTAATTTCATTAAACTCACATTGAATAGACGATTTTGACTGACTATTATGATTTTCGATACGATGCTGGAATATCAAAATCAATAATATCAAGGTCCCTCTGGGTAAATATAATGCGTATTTCGTCTAATCGAATTCGTGTAAAAGCTGGTTTTAGAAAACATTATGGTAGTCGTAGGTTTGGCTTCATCCtttcaaaaatatgaaagtCTTACCTTCATGGCAGTTAAGTTTGCAGAAGTGTTTGTCTCCAGCCGGACCGCAGTTCAGAGGCTTGGCGCAGATGTTACCACATAACGGGATGGGATCCGTGCATGATTTGCGCGAGTCTTTCGCTAacctaagaaaaataatgatactTAGAAACATTCAGAGAAGAATCTTTgatttgtgtaattttatttaaggatTAATGAAAAAGTAGCATCATAAGTTCACTTTCACTTAAGGTTCACTGATCCAAAGAATCCTGGCAACTGGGTATAATTGGGCCCGTTATGCTAAGCTATCATACTACTTCATTGTTAGCTGATGTTTTGAAATAGGTTTCTGTTAATGTAAAGcctacattacatatttttatgactttcgaaCATGTGCAAATtagaagtcaaagtcaaatgtttcaaatatatttgtgATAAATGGTACTAACTGTGTATTCCCACAAGGGCAAGTCTTCACATGTTTCGGCAGCAGCTGGCAAGCAGGACAGGGTGGGGCGTGACATTTCGCTCGACACACGTGAGCGCCACATGCAAGCACACGTCCGCACGCGTCGCCGCACTCCCAGCTACTGACGCCGCCTGTTTCTGCCGTGCAGGGAACTGACCGGGACTTGGCGGCTGGGCAGAAGCATACTGTGGAAGGAGAATTATGTTATGTGCTTGGCTGTAGACATAGTCTTAGTTCAATGAAGGATATAGTATGTAGGtacgctacgccgtagcattaTCGTTTGTGCACCTGACAACGTTGATTATATTATCAACCAACTTTCTCTGTGTAAGTAGAATGAATCGGGCTTGGTTTTTCAAAGAGGAAAAGTGTGCTGTAgtaagtaattttgttaagaaaaacaGCGATCGCGCAAGCTATCAATTGAATACATTTCTATAAGCCGCTCTATGTTTATTCAAATGATTATAACAATAACAGTGGTGACCAACTCCAATTAAAGTGTtgacaataaacaaataatcttaCCTTGTTCGACAGTCTCAGTACAGGTATCGCAGGGTCCTTCATGGCAGTCTTTAGCACAGGTATGCACGCCACACTCCAGGGTTCGGCCACAGGTACGCCCACACACTTGAGGTAGCTTGCTGCTGCAGAGGATCGAGCGGCTTTCCGCGCCGCAACCACATTGTCTGTCAGAAAGATAGATAGTGTCAATTTTGTTAAGTAATTTCAAATAGTATGCAATTGACATGGAGTAATCTGGATGTTGACAGTAAAGAcggaaaaaaaaatgaaacccTGCTTCATTCGCTAAGTAGGAAGAGTGTAGCGAGAAAACAATAGGTGGTGAATATAATGCTTTACGGAACGGGAGATGAATATACAGCTATTCGTATTTGAAAAGTACCAATCgccattaatttaaaagttaaatgcaaacaaaactagtaaatacaaattactacaaggaaaaataaatatttacttcatCCAGTTTGTACGCTAAGCACTATGTACTTATCTAGTGAAacataataggtacatacttaacaACAGTAGCCTGACACGGCGGACAGGGGCCGGGATGGCACAACAAGGTGCAGGGGTGCGGACAGGCCCTCGCTCTACGACAGGCGCGACCACAGGTGTGCGCCCCTGCGGCGCCGCGCTGGTACTCAGGCGCTCGCACAGCCCCGCACATGCAGCGGTATTCCGTAGGAATGGCCTCGTTTGTGTTCTGGCAGGCTGGGCAACGCCATTTGCcctctgtaaaaaaaaaagattttaaagaaGTTTTCTTATGGTTATAAATCTAGCAGAAAGCTGTTTACTGCGGTCCCCaagtcccgtgggaacttctgcctGTACCCAGatgaaatatagcttatgtGCTTGGGAATAgggtagctttccaaaagtggaagaatttttcaaattggtttagtagtttcagggtaataatattagtatagaaacaATCTTGACATTAGGTAATATGTTATCTATAAATTGAGGAAAAATAATAGATAGTTGAAGAGTATTTGTATAATAATcttgtaaacaatttttttatgactACATTGTTTTGATGAGTAAGATATATTATAGATATTGAATTGATGAGTCATTCGTCTAGTAATATTGTGCAATGTTTTGAGAAATTAAGTCTATTGTAAAACAAGTTCATGTAATAACTAATGTGTTTTCATTTATAGCATTAGGTTATATTTTCAGGTCATATTGCATAGCTTGCAAGATAAGTAGGCGACATCTAGACCTACAATAACATTGTGCAATAAAAAATTTGGTCACTTAAAATTATTGCGCAATCTTCAATATCGGACAGTACAAGATTTTAATTTGTCATTTAAGGGGCGCCATAAACACAATTAATCTTTATGGGATACAAGTTTTCCCgacgtttcacccgcgtcccgggggaactactgcccgtaccgggataaaatatagcctatgttactcgcaaataatgcagctttctaatggtgaaacaattttttaaatatttccagTAGTTTTAgtgtttatccattacaaacaaagttttcctctttatcatattagtagaTATTAGTAGATagatttgtaaataagtagtcTACTCACCAACCATACTACTCATGGCCCACTTCCTAATACACCTGAGATGTAACACATGGTAACAGTTGCTGCAAGACCACACCTGGTCAAACTGCTTCACCCTGTCGCAGCAGACCAGGCATTCCAGCGTGCCCTTGTCAAGCTGCTCAGTGAGCCGTTCACGCTGGGTCATCTCTTTGTTTGCTACAATAGAACATTAAAGAACTGTATTATTGTTGACTGTGGAGTATAAGGGGTCTAAAGAATTGTATATTGTCGAATGACATCATCAAAATATAGGTGACATGATTAAATAATGCATTGCATAAAACAATTTGCCAATgtggtttgatttataaatgGCCAAGCAATAgtcattagaaaaataaataaagtgtgcACTTACCTTGatcaaaattgtatttacttttagaCCGAGCAGGACTTGGTCCATTATCAGACTTAGAAATTCTATCTCTTTCTCTGTTTTCTCTTTCCCTTTCCCTATTTTCTCGCTCCCTCTCTCTATTATCTCTTTCTCTGTCTCTGTTTGCTCTCTCTCTGTCCCTGTTCTGTTGTCTGTTTTCTGTTTTCTAGTGCTCTATCCCTGTCTCTGGTCTCTCTCTCAAGCGCCCTCTCCCTCTCTCGGTTTTCTCTTTCCTGTGCTCTATCTCGATCTCGATTTTCTCTTTCCCTATCTCTATCTGACCTATCATCTCGTCCCTGTAAGTATGTATTGGCATATTGTTCATCTTCTGTGCTATTGCGTTCCATTGCACGAAGCCGTTGAGTTCCATTCCAATTCTTACCCCGACCTGAACCTTCTCCTCTGCCATTCCTCACATCTTGACTGTCTTTACTGATAGCACTATTGTAGAAGGTACGAGCATCATCTTTATTCTTTGACTTATAATTAGATTTTCCTTGGCCCCTTTTGTTACTTGAATCATAATTACGATTATTTGACTCATAGTTGCGACTACTAGAATCTTGGTGGCGGCTATTTGATTCATATTGCCTATCTTCTTGGTCCTGATTGCGGTTATTAGATTCATGATTACGACTCTTTGATTCGTAATTTCGACCGTTTGATTCATTATTACGATAATGCCCATCACGGTAGCGTCCATTAGATTCTTGGTTCCTAGAGTGCTCTTGTGGACGGTGGTATGATTCAGATTTATGGATTTCATTTTTCTGGGAGTTCTGTGACCTCTCTCTCCAGTTAGTGTCTGATGAACTACTGTTGGTAATTCGAGGTTCATTATTACTAGAATAGTTACTTTGGGGATCATTCCCACTACTGTAGTGATTCCTAGATTCATTAACATTACTATAATTACTTCTAGATTCATTGTCGTCATGTACAGTACTAGATTCAGGAATGTTCTGAGTGCTTGTTGACGGTGTCATCATAGAACTTTTTGGCACAAATTCAGTAGCTGTTGGAGTGAGATTAGATTTGAGTATCATTGCGTTTGTGTAAGCACTGGGATCAGATGCCACTGGGTTGTATTGATTTTGTACATTCATTGGGTATGCTTCAGTGCCAGCTAGGTTTGTAGCGGTTGCTGCATATCCATAGCTGTCTAACTGGGGATTGTGTGGGGTGGCAGGCATGTTCTGGTAATTATATTGTCTAGTAGGATAACTCTCGTATTGCACATTGTTATAGTTGCTAGCAGTTGGGGCaccattattttgcatttgagAAATAAACTCATTAAAGCTCACATACTGATTAGGTTGGTCTGGTCTATTGGGGTAGTAGGCTTGGTTAACATATTGGACGTTCGGGTCGCCGTTCCAGGCTTGGTACTGGTTGTTGTAAGCGTATGTGTTGTTCCACTGAGACATGATAGCGGGGTAACAAAATATGTTGTGAAATAATTGTGTTATACTGGGGGAAGTATGGCAAACAATTTTGTAGTTTAcgcttgttttttttgttgttgcgGTGATGTTGTGACCGCAGGCCGAAGCCTGAGGTCTAGAGTTAACCGTTTAACCCTacctgaaattattaaaaatggtAAATTGTTATCAAATTCGAGAGCAACCGACATGTGCCACTTTCTAAAATATAAGATGTTGTTGTTGACTCACcacttgtttgttttttctatcgatacgtttttgttaaaaataactataaagtaacaaaaaataaactaaaataatttaataatttataaaattgtaataacttTAACGATATGACAAGGATGATTCGGATTCGGAAGAAGGGTGAAGGGGAGGGCGGTCGACGTTGACAGTTTTTCGTTGCAGCTTGCATCAGCAAAAATTCATTTTTCATTTCTAACAAAAAAtctcagaaaaatatattactaaGATTTATCACAATCACAtggtaaattatttacaaaatattaatgcaGCATAGTTTCAAAATCCAAAGTATTTTAATCACTGCCGTCATTTTGTTGAGGATGATATTCTCGTTGTCTCAACAGAAACAGAAACGCAACTACGACGCGACGTGTCATTTGTTAAAGGcgggaaaaattaaaagaaatgtgAGTAATAAACAGAATTTTCTAGGTCgtttaagtaataaatagttGAATAACCTTTTATAGTTAGAGAACTACGCAATTTAGGCTGGTTCTtagaaattaaaagtatttggaGAAAAAATTGTTAAAGTGAATCATAGGTTTGGTaaaagtacttatattattaaacTGCCTTACATTTTGATAGTTTCGCTGAATCACTGCAATGCGTATCGTTATTTATGTTTGGAATGGTGCAAATCATGCTAGTTTCATGTTATGTATGAAACATACCGTGATCGTGACTAATTATGTTACGGTCATGTACGAAACATTGTTAAACCATAAATGGATAAGCGGTAAGTATTTAACGTAAACCTGCAAAATATCATATTTGGTTGCTTTTCTACTACATTAGCTACATAAGAGAAGAAATTACCTAATAGCTATAATTCTGTACTAAgattcataattatattatctttcAGGGAATACAAACACAAGGGGATAATGCCACTACGCCCAATGCTGCTTGCACATTTACAATATGGTCCTCGTTTATGGCCATCATTGATTTCAGGGGCGGATCCTCAAAGAACGTGTTGGCACGTTGGAAATGGCTGAAAActcacataggtacctacattctcaTTCATTTATTCAGGTAGGTAAGAATATAGCGGGAATGTTTAAAGGAGTACAGAAGATAGTACAGAGGAGGAGCATATAGGGGGCAAATTTTCATTCAGTTATTGTTAAACATGAACTACTCGTAACCTCTGCCATGTAATCCGATTGTCTACTTAACGCATCCAACATCCACCTGATCGCATTTTTATACATcgcaataattattttaaaaagtacttaTCAAGCCATTCGGTACCGTGCGGCGCGTCGCTCTATTGTCTACCGAATGAAAACCTGAAGAATACTGGCCGTATCGTAGTAGCCTTGGCCCGTTTACCGCCTTTATTTGCTTTGCTATTTAGTCGTTCAAGACGTGCTCGAAGTAGTAAGTTAGTGATGGTGAATGAGTCGGGCATGGGGTGTAAGGCGAGTTCACAAAAAAGAAGCGTTGCTGCTGTAAGAGAATATAAAGTTTTACCTAATTTTGCAATAGCTTAATGTGTTATTCAAGAAACTTTAATTCATTCGAATAAAGaacttaaactttttaaaattcttaatatgtaatttggtttatatttaaaacagaaGCCTACCTGGGCTctgcaaaatattatttggtttctgttcctataaaaataaagtctttaaactttttgaaaattcttataTAATTTCGTTTGactatttaaaacaatagtttaCTTGTGCTTTGCAAAATGTTGGGTAgttcctcttcttcttcattttcatttttcacaaaagttacGTCGTGTAATATTTTGCTCAGTACTCCGAACACCAGAAATCTACATCGAACTCGAGTAAAGTGGAGACGGTGCTGGCAGCGTTGACTCGACTTGATGACGAGATAGCTAAGAGCGAGAGGACCCACCCTGCAGCCAGACTTGCTGTAGTGGCTATCGAGCTGGAGAGCATACACCAGGTAAGAACTAGATACATATAGTTAAGAAGCACGCATGCCTGACCCCTGAGCCTTAAGTCAGAATCTCGATCCCAAAGCGCGAAGAGTTTGCAGACCTAAAAAGCTGTATTGTCAGAGTTCTCTCCTGGTTCTGTTATAGGTTTCCAGTACTTACTTGttatagaaaaatgttttaaatatgtaaatattttcgcTTTCTAGGAAATTAGGACGTTTGAAGAGATCACTGCTACAGTAACTAAGGATAACTATGCCAAAACTATCCATCaggtcagtaatacatatttacgtctaatatgtaggtatttatttttaatacccttatttattaattactgaGCTTCCCTTGTTTTTAGCTTTTCATAAACTTAGATCTCTACAGACGACCGATGTTGGCATCAGAAAATGAAGATTTCATTGCTAATGTTAATAGAAAGGTACGTTGTGACTATATATAAACTCAAATACATTGTATCTTTATAACACATccaatgtaattattttaaagttttttattttccttaaactCGATGTAGGAAATGCGTCGTCTAGAACTGAGCTGGCTGAGAGTTCGCTACGCTGAGCTTGTGCGGGAACGCCGAGTGCTTCATGCGCAAATATTGCGTTCGCGCTCATTGTATGCACAGCTACAGCATCTGTTGGGTaagttgtaagttttattttattaaattaaggtTTTCAGTTCAGTTGTGAGTATTTTTTGCAAGACCCTCGCCTATCATGACTCTTTGTGCCTATGTAGTTGCGCGTTTcgtaaacatattttatgaagcctaaattgaatacctacaatgcgttgtttgaaaaatatgtactatTGCTTCATTGAGAGAACTTCTCTTTTTTGTTGAACTCGCATGTACGTTTGCTTTAGACGCTGCGTAGTCGCGCTGATATAATTATGTAGCGCGGCTACGACGGCTACGAATCGTAGCACCAccataaataaattgctttcCTATTAggattttcaatattttttctagcTCCACGCTCCACAGTTAAATCGAGGTATTGTTTTTATGACTGTTTTCTTAAATCCTTATATCCCTCGTCATCCATCTCTAGACTCCATCTGGGGCAATGGGTCTCGTCCGGGGACAACTCAAGAGAGCGAGCTAACGAAGGCTCTAGGTCTTCGCGACGCTCTCGCTACGGTGTCGGCTCGACTCCGGGCCGCTGCCGAGTATGCGCACGCGGCGGTCAGGGTGCTGGACGACGCAATGCCGGCTTGGAAGCTCACTACTGTTAGCAAGTgaggatttatttgttttcaatttgtttagTTCAGTATTTTTAAGGTGTCGGTAATAGATGAGTCaagaaaaaagttaatttaatttaagttcaATATAGCGTCATGTTTTgagcattaaatttttacacTGATTTATAACCCTGATTAGGGAAGATTAAAAGTTTAGGTAATGAGAGTATGTGGTAAAGGCTAGCTTACCTGCTAGCTTTTAGCTATAGATGCCAATAGGTAGGGTGaggaacattttaatttagaatataAGCCTTTTAATTTGGGCTTAGAAACGCTAAAGGCACACACATGCTGGCGGCAATGCCGCCGGGTTCATGCCTAGCGGCTATGCCGCCGGCAATACAAGCCGCCGGCATAAGCCGCACCAAGCCGTCAAGCATCATTCCGGTTGTGACAGTCATATAGAACGTTAGTGAAGGAACTGATGCCGATAAGCCGCGCAACCCGCCGGCACACCCCGGCGGCCATACCGGCGGCTCCTTCGCGCGGCAAAGCCTGGGGCTTTGTATGCCGCCGGGTGCACGGCGGCTTACCCGGCGGCCCTGCCACCGGCACTGTGTGTGCCTTAACATACAAACTTCtaataaaaaacaagaaaaaatctgTAGTTCCCCCATAGTAAAGTGTTTCCTAGAAGCGGATGGGAGCGTACATCAGCTTGCGCGGACGCGTGTTCTCGACTGGTGGCGGCGCGCTGTGCTGAGCGCGGTGCGAGGCGAGTACTGGCCGCCCCGGCCGCGCCTCGAGCCGCGCGATCCCTGCGACTAGCACTCGACTACGCCTTCACTGATGCTGTGCATGACCACAAGTATGTTCCGACccaacatcatcatcaccatcattatctcagccataggacgtccactgctgaacataggtctgccccttagatctccacagataccggtTGAAAGCCACCTGCATCCAACGTCTTCCGACGACCTCTATTAGGTCGTCTGTCTGTCCATCTTGTTGGTGGAGTCTTACGCTGCGCTTGCAACTCACTCTAGCAAGTTTCGACCCCGTCGGCcatctacctacttactttactCTCTCATACtccatttgaaattaaattgcttaTTGTGATCAAACCGTTTTGCACTGACCCGGTTCTTTTCCCCAGGTACCAGAGAGCTACAGAAATCTTTTTCCAGTTCAAAGACGCCCTTGTGTTGTTAATCGACTCAATTCATCAGgtatttgaagtttttattttgtagttttgtagAGCCTCAGCAATAAAACCTCgtataaaataatgacaaaaatgttttgctcGAAATTGACATGCatgtcattttattatttgattgatATTCGTTTATGCATGAGACAGTTTCCAAATATATAG from Helicoverpa armigera isolate CAAS_96S chromosome 2, ASM3070526v1, whole genome shotgun sequence includes these protein-coding regions:
- the LOC135116626 gene encoding protein shuttle craft-like — encoded protein: MTQRERLTEQLDKGTLECLVCCDRVKQFDQVWSCSNCYHVLHLRCIRKWAMSSMVEGKWRCPACQNTNEAIPTEYRCMCGAVRAPEYQRGAAGAHTCGRACRRARACPHPCTLLCHPGPCPPCQATVVKQCGCGAESRSILCSSKLPQVCGRTCGRTLECGVHTCAKDCHEGPCDTCTETVEQVCFCPAAKSRSVPCTAETGGVSSWECGDACGRVLACGAHVCRAKCHAPPCPACQLLPKHVKTCPCGNTQLAKDSRKSCTDPIPLCGNICAKPLNCGPAGDKHFCKLNCHEGPCPECPDKTVLQCLCGHSSREVPCADLPAMYNNVMCQKKCNKKLSCGRHRCRTLCCAATSHRCGVVCGRTLSCQTHRCEEFCHTGHCAPCPRVSFEELTCECGAEVILPPVRCGTRPPACSAPCIRERPCKHPPHHSCHSGDCPPCVVLTTKRCHGDHEERKTIPCSQEEFSCGLPCGKPLPCGKHTCIKTCHKGPCDTGKCTQPCMEKRPSCGHPCAAPCHVAAGTSCPSTAPCRRPVRATCPCNRRHAERACADNARDLAKMMSALAATKMSEGGSVDLSDVQRPGNMLKTLECDDECRVEARTRQLALALQIRNPDVSAKLAPRYSEHVRATAAREPAFANQIHDKLTELVQLAKKSKQKTRAHSFPSMNWQKRQFIHELCEHFGCESVAYDAEPNRNVVATADREKSWLPAMSVLEVLAREAGKRRVPGPVLRAPPAASPAAPAPSHSTQHAVTKSTGGWATLTSTNAWAARSQPKPQPAAAPPAEKIDYFDNPPDN
- the LOC135118748 gene encoding GATA zinc finger domain-containing protein 14-like — its product is MSQWNNTYAYNNQYQAWNGDPNVQYVNQAYYPNRPDQPNQYVSFNEFISQMQNNGAPTASNYNNVQYESYPTRQYNYQNMPATPHNPQLDSYGYAATATNLAGTEAYPMNVQNQYNPVASDPSAYTNAMILKSNLTPTATEFVPKSSMMTPSTSTQNIPESSTVHDDNESRSNYSNVNESRNHYSSGNDPQSNYSSNNEPRITNSSSSDTNWRERSQNSQKNEIHKSESYHRPQEHSRNQESNGRYRDGHYRNNESNGRNYESKSRNHESNNRNQDQEDRQYESNSRHQDSSSRNYESNNRNYDSSNKRGQGKSNYKSKNKDDARTFYNSAISKDSQDVRNGRGEGSGRGKNWNGTQRLRAMERNSTEDEQYANTYLQGRDDRSDRDRERENRDRDRAQERENRERERALERETRDRDRALENRKQTTEQGQRESKQRQRKR
- the LOC110378310 gene encoding uncharacterized protein LOC110378310, which translates into the protein MIFSLSQQKQKRNYDATCHLLKAGKIKRNYSEHQKSTSNSSKVETVLAALTRLDDEIAKSERTHPAARLAVVAIELESIHQEIRTFEEITATVTKDNYAKTIHQLFINLDLYRRPMLASENEDFIANVNRKEMRRLELSWLRVRYAELVRERRVLHAQILRSRSLYAQLQHLLDSIWGNGSRPGTTQESELTKALGLRDALATVSARLRAAAEYAHAAVRVLDDAMPAWKLTTVSKSGWERTSACADACSRLVAARCAERGARRVLAAPAAPRAARSLRLALDYAFTDAVHDHKYQRATEIFFQFKDALVLLIDSIHQVLLNNLENLTAAEKDVANCRKELRSARVNDIVKRGLAELKYEPKALTNLNVAMK